A single window of Crassostrea angulata isolate pt1a10 chromosome 8, ASM2561291v2, whole genome shotgun sequence DNA harbors:
- the LOC128157805 gene encoding uncharacterized protein LOC128157805 isoform X2: MGCGTSSQTVESPKGAGSGHQTRRTSNTQGRADGIVAENPTVQNMGQASTTKQVERQSGISEKEAIRSSSRENSQLSVKSNGVIKEETKDQVSIKSSSLSNCKEDKQESDLSEEKAQDGKKEENVVENENLQIAMEERPLSGADGMSDVKERESREEETKEADIKEENRMEDENPQLMNEDRPLSAEESKVNADDSSNIEPITKEDSQLSIMSAFSGASNGIISMTEDDKITAEESAALVANVIQMANENVQQLEEMEEENDSSLNEGSVQSVKDEEWASSSSLNEDKEDKAETTSKPRTAGQVSLHEKSKGEKQEENTVSNEDKPREIINDNVCDESTELPPLPQRERPANFKCLTAFGHSKWPIRNFAKLDFNVNSGHGGCAGLLLASDFYGGAGKCCNSRISFLRCGFDCNHFSHANLKDSKGEHFGPEQKYIVDEEGGFLGDLQFGSNHVMLLTNDSKNGRLGNGFMVEASGNETDLCVNVNGSEGSKNGGGTTLILCSGTEENKPVTAIYMISTGGKENYMASSLMSGGDKWKFGVTARNTLSVSGPSDSRYAVYHNREELVLQEPGMKQSNVLMTQAWDGTEPTVLADDVPSHGCFVVLCSNSSGADDHTCAAFYLVSVEADGIAYKLVSKLHGEGYTTGDLWKFEKSGNTIIVTGPKGPCRYVVLSNNEYKDQQYIFQDVCLATGSPQPIRGQVEITMQGVQGIVEKPSKICIQVDGKVVRIFEPDNLKKVKDGFGFKRLWKSRELHCGANLIKVTILGKHVTLGTEEVIPLQGSPCQLEVQKDLVYYGLNCGGPTYTALNGVTYTSEHRQFASFTYDFNCGSRCLAYGKSCGLVTIYELINNTHDGFLYATVRTKYTEPLDEQKVIYTVKSLQIPDGQYILRLHYVGKGYKTHSISFNGQSIASQVAAAGDKVMDIGEQGLTAFHADILVTINNNQFVLNSMAPIAGFALLDKAFKDPQKSEEELRNDREEKSRLSDKIEPVTRAMLRKEMEIVGWSQNLLKNFSGEEGDLSHWNISGDWVIHEGGYNTEKAFKTSNMWCTKYQEVDLTQHFSEQYLDTAPDIQVTEWYREGVCGGGHYKMEAHLLDGEGNPIKSHVMPETGRIYRNNKWEQSGTVFSNYGPGVRYVSIESSGKDDKYWGGHYGVIMSNSVIRVKREVHSAEGDKFEDIEMDPDDNSKLSSKVDGLVGKVLTDNSELLKNYLQDLVVPVLDEKFEKQVEIKPEAPSGRVSKPRVKRKKREIRVFVSSTFKDFSQEREEIIKKSFREINKLCAERGIFFTYVDLRWGISTEQSDNGKTIAICLKEIDRCRPYFLCLMGERFGWSQKVGTDDKLLSKTYDYAIENEKSLKWIENHRYDTSVTQLEVLHGVLNDVEANHDKTFFYLRNPVQMGSMDEKEHKKFKAESEWHFEKQNMLRHMIEEHAGKINVRKFSLPAEVSNMIKEDLQACIEQDFPVGSELTPLEREREAHQAFADVRCQVYIGRQEYFTQIDEKLEAGIGEPMVLLGESGCGKSALVANWAEKTRTKYPEAFMFVHFIGSSAESAGYLKLLRRLYEEMKAFYGLDMEVPTSEMALVRDLSKWLKACSRKQKLIIVLDALNQLDDGSKEDGVEHDLHWIPGKLPKNVFILLSTLPGRAMNAVVKFGWPTMKVSPLDNSQKMEIITGYLEGIYGKTLSQEQKEMIVEAKQTNNPLYLRSLLDEVRMYGNFRMLTQKIQDYLLADSPGVLFTKILERLEGDFNEENSSLYRSVVSVLNNKQYTLIEYYINQDKPIYKKAISFSYKSL, translated from the exons ATGGGGTGTGGAACAAGCAGTCAAACAGTAGAGAGCCCCAAGGGAGCGGGGTCAGGGCACCAAACCAGGAGAACCAGCAACACCCAAGGCCGTGCTGATGGTATTGTGGCAGAAAATCCAACAGTACAAAATATGGGACAAGCAAGTACAACAAAGCAAGTAGAAAGACAAAGTGGAATATCAGAAAAAGAAGCAATACGGTCCTCCTCCAGGGAAAACTCACAGTTGTCTGTAAAAAGCAATGGTGTAATTAAAGAGGAAACTAAGGATCAGGTGTCTATAAAATCTAGTAGTTTGTCAAATTGCAAAGAAGACAAACAAGAGAGTGATCTGTCTGAAGAAAAGGCTCAAGATGGGAAGAAGGAAGAAAATGTAGTGGAAAATGAGAATCTGCAAATAGCTATGGAAGAGAGACCATTATCTGGAGCTGATGGTATGTCTGATGTCAAAGAAAGGGAATCAAGAGAAGAGGAAACCAAAGAAGCTGATATAAAGGAAGAAAATAGGATGGAAGATGAGAATCCACAGTTGATGAATGAGGACAGACCATTGTCTGCAGAAGAGAGTAAAGTCAATGCTGATGACTCTTCTAACATTGAACCAATCACAAAAGAGGATTCACAGCTGTCAATCATGTCTGCTTTCAGTGGAGCATCCAATGGTATCATTTCTATGACAGAGGATGATAAAATAACAGCAGAAGAATCGGCAGCTTTGGTTGCTAACGTGATACAGATGGCAAATGAAAATGTTCAACAACTGGAGGAAATGGAGGAAGAAAATGACAGCAGCCTTAATGAGGGGTCAGTTCAAAGTGTGAAAGATGAAGAGTGGGCGTCATCGTCATCATTGAATGAAGATAAAGAAGATAAGGCAGAAACGACTTCTAAACCACGGACCGCAGGACAGGTTTCACTTCATGAAAAATCAAAGGGAGAGAAGCAG GAGGAAAATACTGTATCAAATGAAGATAAACCAAGGGAGATAATCAATGATAATGTCTGTGATGAATCCACAGAGTTACCTCCCCTACCTCAGAGGGAAAGGCCTG CAAATTTTAAATGTCTCACAGCTTTTGGTCACTCCAAATGGCCAATTAGAAATTTTGCGAAGTtagacttcaatgttaactCTGGCCATGGAGGCTGTGCTGGATTGCTCCTGGCATCAGATTTCTACGGAGGGGCAGGGAAATGCTGCAACTCGAGGATCTCCTTCCTCAGGTGTGGCTTTGACTGTAACCATTTCAGCCATGCTAATCTAAAGGACAGCAAAGGGGAGCACTTCGGCCCAGAACAGAAATATATTGTGGATGAGGAAGGGGGATTTCTGGGAGACCTGCAATTCGGAAGCAACCATGTGATGTTGCTGACCAACGATTCCAAGAACGGCAGGCTCGGTAATGGGTTTATGGTGGAGGCGTCCGGGAACGAGACTGATCTGTGTGTCAATGTGAATGGGTCAGAAGGATCCAAAAATGGTGGGGGGACCACCTTAATCTTATGCAGTGGAACAGAGGAAAACAAGCCTGTAACAGCCATCTACATGATCAGCACTGGTGGGAAGGAGAATTATATGGCCAGTAGTTTAATGTCAGGAGGTGACAAGTGGAAGTTTGGGGTGACAGCTCGTAACACTCTAAGTGTGAGTGGTCCCAGTGACAGTCGCTATGCAGTGTACCACAACAGAGAAGAGCTTGTCTTACAAGAGCCAGGAATGAAGCAGTCAAACGTTCTGATGACCCAAGCTTGGGATGGAACAGAACCCACAGTACTGGCAGACGATGTTCCCTCACATGGCTGCTTTGTTGTCCTCTGCTCCAACAGCTCTGGAGCTGACGATCATACTTGCGCTGCATTTTACCTTGTTTCTGTCGAAGCAGATGGCATTGCTTATAAGCTGGTGAGTAAACTTCATGGAGAAGGCTACACCACGGGAGATTTGTGGAAGTTTGAGAAGTCTGGGAACACCATAATTGTGACTGGTCCAAAAGGCCCCTGTCGCTATGTGGTTCTGTCTAACAATGAATACAAGGACCAGCAGTATATATTCCAGGACGTGTGTCTGGCCACCGGCTCACCTCAGCCAATCAGAGGACAGGTGGAGATCACCATGCAAGGAGTACAGGGCATTGTGGAG AAACCCAGCAAAATTTGCATCCAGGTTGATGGGAAAGTTGTAAGAATATTTGAACCAGACAACCTGAAGAAAGTCAAAGACGGATTTGGATTCAAGCGGCTCTGGAAGTCAAGAGAACTCCATTGTGGGGCAAATTTGATCAAGGTCACCATTCTGGGGAAACATGTGACAT TGGGTACGGAGGAGGTGATTCCCCTGCAGGGATCCCCCTGCCAGCTGGAGGTACAGAAGGACTTGGTGTACTATGGTTTGAACTGTGGGGGACCCACTTATACTGCCCTCAATGGTGTCACTTACACCAGCGAGCACAGACAGTTTGCCAGCTTCACCTACGATTTCAACTGTG GGTCCCGATGTTTGGCTTATGGAAAGAGTTGTGGATTAGTGACCATTTATGAGCTAATAAACAACACTCACGATGGATTTCTGTATGCCACGGTCAGAACAAAGTACACAGAACCCCTCGATGAGCAGAAAGTTATTTACACT GTGAAGTCGCTACAGATTCCTGATGGACAGTATATACTACGCTTGCATTATGTCGGTAAAGGCTATAAAACACACAGCATTTCCTTTAACGGGCAATCCATTGCATCCCAG GTTGCTGCTGCCGGAGATAAAGTGATGGATATCGGGGAGCAGGGTCTGACAGCATTCCATGCAGACATACTGGTCACCATCAACAACAACCAGTTTGTGTTGAATTCCATGGCTCCCATTGCAGGCTTCGCTCTGTTAGACAAGGCCTTCAAAGACCCCCAAAAGTCTGAGGAGGAACTCAGGAACGATAGAGAGGAGAAATCCAGATTATCAGACAAAATCGAGCCAGTAACAAGAGCCATGTTGAGGAAAGAAATGGAGATTGTGGGTTGGTCTCAAAACCTGTTAAAAAACTTCAGTGGTGAG GAAGGCGACTTATCCCATTGGAATATAAGTGGTGACTGGGTTATCCATGAAGGCGGGTATAACACAGAGAAAGCCTTCAAGACGTCAAACATGTGGTGCACCAAATACCAGGAAGTGGACCTGACCCAGCACTTCTCAGAGCAGTACCTAGACACAGCACCGGACATACAG GTGACAGAGTGGTACAGAGAAGGGGTGTGTGGAGGTGGGCACTACAAAATGGAGGCTCATCTGCTGGACGGCGAAGGCAAT CCTATCAAGAGTCATGTGATGCCGGAAACGGGCCGCATCTACCGTAACAATAAGTGGGAGCAGAGTGGGACCGTGTTCTCAAACTACGGACCAGGGGTCAGATACGTGTCCATCGAGAGCTCAG GGAAGGATGACAAGTATTGGGGCGGCCATTATGGAGTTATTATGTCAAACTCGGTCATCCGTGTCAAACGTGAAGTCCACTCAGCCGAGGGCGACAAATTTGAAGATATTGAAATG GACCCTGATGACAACTCTAAGCTGTCCAGCAAAGTGGATGGTCTGGTGGGGAAGGTTTTGACGGACAACAGCGAGCTGCTTAAAAACTATCTACAGGATCTAG TTGTCCCTGTACTTGATGAGAAGTTTGAGAAACAAGTCGAGATAAAACCAGAGGCACCGTCCGGACGAGTCAGCAAGCCGCGGGTCAAGCGGAAGAAGAGGGAGATCCGGGTGTTCGTATCCAGTACATTCAAGGACTTCTCCCAGGAACGCGAGGAGATCATCAAGAAGAGCTTCAGAGAG ATTAATAAACTGTGTGCAGAGAGGGGAATCTTCTTTACCTATGTGGACCTCAGATGGGGAATTTCAACAGAGCAATCAGACAATGGGAAAACTATAGCTATTTGTTTGAAGGAG ATTGACCGTTGTCGTCCTTATTTCCTGTGTCTGATGGGAGAGAGGTTTGGCTGGTCACAGAAGGTTGGCACTGACGATAAATTGCTCTCAAAGACGTACGATTACGCCATCGAGAATGAGAAGTCCCTGAAATGGATAGAGAATCACAGATATGATACCAGTGTTACTCAG CTGGAAGTCCTGCATGGGGTCCTTAATGACGTTGAGGCTAATCATGACAAAACCTTCTTCTACCTCAGGAACCCAGTGCAGATGGGCAGCATGGACGAGAAGGAACATAAG AAATTCAAAGCTGAGTCTGAGTGGCATTTTGAGAAACAGAACATGTTACGACACATGATAGAGGAGCATGCCGGCAAGATCAATGTCAGGAAATTCTCCCTCCCGGCCGAGGTCTCCAATATGATCAAGGAG GATTTACAGGCATGCATAGAGCAGGATTTTCCTGTAGGATCAGAATTAACTCCCCTTGAGCGTGAGAGAGAGGCTCACCAGGCATTTGCTGATGTTCGCTGCCAGGTGTACATCGGCAGGCAGGAGTACTTCACTCAGATTGATGAGAAACTGGAGGCAGGAATTGGGGAACCTATGGTCCTACTGGGGGAGTCAG GCTGTGGAAAATCGGCACTGGTAGCCAACTGGGCAGAGAAAACTCGGACTAAATACCCAGAGGCCTTCATGTTTGTCCACTTCATCGGAAGTTCTGCTGAAAGTGCTGGATACTTGAAGCTGTTAAGAAG ATTGTATGAGGAGATGAAGGCTTTCTATGGACTGGATATGGAGGTCCCTACCTCTGAGATGGCATTGGTGAGAGACCTCAGCAAGTGGCTGAAGGCTTGCAGCAGGAAACAGAAACTGATCATTGTTCTGGATGCACTCAACCAGCTGGATGATGGCTCCAAGGAAGATG GTGTGGAGCATGACCTTCATTGGATACCTGGCAAACTTCCAAAGAATGTGTTTATTCTGTTGTCAACTTTACCAGGAAGG GCAATGAATGCTGTGGTCAAGTTTGGCTGGCCCACTATGAAGGTGTCTCCCTTAGACAATTCTCAGAAAATGGAGATTATTACGGGGTATTTGGAGGGGATCTACGGTAAAACCCTCAGCCAGGAGCAGAAGGAGATGATAGTAGAGGCCAAGCAGACCAACAACCCCCTCTATCTCCGCTCCCTGCTGGACGAG GTGAGGATGTACGGGAACTTCCGCATGTTAACACAGAAGATACAGGATTATCTACTGGCAGACAGCCCTGGCGTGCTCTTCACAAAAATCCTCGAAAGACTCGAGGGCGATTTTAATGAGGAAAACTCTTC GTTGTACAGGTCAGTAGTGAGCGTTTTGAACAATAAGCAATACACATTGATTGAATACTATATAAATCAAGACAAACCTATTTACAAAAAAGCTATTTCATTCAGTTACAAGagtttatga